The following proteins are encoded in a genomic region of Sebastes fasciatus isolate fSebFas1 chromosome 12, fSebFas1.pri, whole genome shotgun sequence:
- the LOC141779214 gene encoding uncharacterized protein LOC141779214 isoform X2 produces MHTVATMTTEASAVNEADTEGKQKASGAEPKPEPENKQKPEAAAAEPEGEPSSKKAQEQASEPGPADVATSPEEEQLKPRTRTSAGKGLSRLFSSFLKRRSQCSEEEGFEAEKAREEKADKEEKADKAEEEKVEEVKPEEKEAKAEEEKVEVKEVKKKEEKEPKEEKEEEKVEKRGSKKKKKEAKKKQEKKDEEKVKNDEEKKEEETVKKKEEQKEEEKAQQTVDKKEEQLETKEETQKETAEVKEKGAEAVKKETKDEERVDKRVTKKKEKEDKIKKKEEEKAKRKAEEDERVKKREEEKAKKKEEEKAREAEKTKKKEEEKTKKEEDKTKEEKTKKKEEEKPKEELKKKEEDKAKEEVKKKEEEKPEEKQKKEEEKGKKKEKGKNKGKKEVKGPSEEQVKAPIAAPEPELKTEPDTEQAPDQHSISSGETQAQEENKEEAAIKEEPEVVEEVKKEDTEKKEEEPAEQEKEAKGEEKAKAKEEAKKEKPVKEKKTEKKTEKKTEKNTEKKTEKNTEKKTEKNTEKNTEKKTEKNTEKNTEKNTEKKTEKKAEKKAEEAEAEEAKGSKRQKTMQCKVTLLDDTQFECELDKHAKVQDLLTKVCDHVNLLERDYFGLTTQESSTNKTWMESTKEIRKQVSGAVYEFAFGVKFYPPDPAQLTEDLTRYFLCLQLRKDIMHGVLPCSFVTLSLLGSYTAQSELGEYDPELHGTDYVKDLSLAPGQSKELEDKVMELHRTYRSMSPAQADMSFLENAKKLAMYGVDLHHAKDLDGVDITLGVCSSGLMVYKDKLRINRFPWPKVLKISYKRSSFFIKIRPSEQEQYESTIGFKLPNYKASKKLWKVCVEHHTFFRVPTVEPPSSRRFLILGSKFRYSGRTQAQTRQASSMIDRPAPRFTRSASKRLSRNLDGAGDETLQFLQGLSASTRSEVDDWSLMLTSDKPQPSPEFTARGESEHMFIESWEEGQSVHTDAVTWQETETGQTGSQTITQTVSEPWQELASDEQKQRSKEDEWSAMLHRHPPFPFVPPFDFVKQPAKLSLAKIRALDRLLRPDLTQQDDWFLYFDPLFSLSSLESANKPLSPLAQFQLQEEDEQGSRVAEQELTSEEVIERLQETVMLVEKLKEANVLERRLREVRDLEDRLQGMDEMAERLQDVIEQELGKEEVDKLREEDGDLEQERQIQAERIVQTVLRKSVSKIETKEDEVDELEEQIKEVFLKGLLPEEEEVEVKQETEKEVTDESVLDDSLREKLRQIEKEWRDDVEDKLKSGSSDVTSSIVAYQKVERRTKKRVTIVEERGRTQEEMEDVQVQRVVMSEERIEKEMTWRKTETLEEITEGEVTERLQTEDRSQGPDEDIWFILFDRPPYKAVFKPPVTTVERAEVDEGEYFTSETEITTVEEKTEIIVEERKIRDEEVWRIPEISPPQTIMGRDDDWFVLLDVVPKETPYVPPVTLKGRDQIGAESFVSVVGTAAEEEEIREVVSEERKIIEEAPRHLQEIPQMPVTERDDDWFGLLDVVPRETSYVPPVTSKAGDQIGAESFVSVVGTAAEEEEEIREVVSEEREIIEEAPRYLQEIPQMPVTDRDDDWFVLLDVVPRETSYVPPVTLKGRDQIGAESFVSVIETAAEEEEIREVVSEERKIIEEAPRHLQEIPQMPVTDRDDDWFVLLDVVPRETSYVPPVAVAERVEVSPEERVSLVKITAVEVREKRVEIMAPVLSEKQVEALPQAVREIEDDWFVLLDVPTREPSYVPPVTMAEYVQVYPEESVSTVVETIPVESRKEVVVEEIVVQKEDRGQQKISQPVRERDDDWFLLLDVVPRGAAYVPPVFLAAPSQIYPSVQPRRVEVISVELKLQQVDLEQIRLQPSGPLPERDDDWFVLFDAIREETVILPSASLTLFVPVTAVEMIPDMRKTFEAEVTTTETRTWKKMIIGVESRQDETRLSEIRPSQIATPSEREGGDDWFTLFDIIREKPVVIPPVAVVERIADVVAATEPKPKFIMEDVRPAVKLVVKPSQPRQVDDDWFALLDVAAKIKPAAVDERIRTHPEVRPAKEFAAVEQKAQRRVTIVEETWPQEKVVQQKPRPAVREVEDDWFSLLDVVTKKSVAVPERIQFPAEMRVPAAEAKARIAIPERRPQFEQRVLEERRPVTQTHVNDDWFVLLDVGLKESVVSTQRGTRPVSAPVFSQAALAEAGIPMALLDQPQTSTPIKASRQDERKLEVTVEAVEPSRIEAGVKPAVWRDQREVNSSLISTINGDVQHESEVTSSEVVRMRKKRAKKIEGDSIYMRHSLLMLEEFDKPQEDLLRHHANISELKRNFMETAPETRPSEWDKRLSTHSPFRTLGINGQPLPSADGRVCISLLCNGSETKTAHEETSSSWGFSGVPSPTVSHRSEPDGVEAHGAPVEEQSCDREEVVVLDTSLVPVVEVEMAQLPPSFDPCFKALDGIQEEEEESCPELSERPGEIVGSSPAAYFRSDVPQVVRCFQPPLVQTQTVTITAVSTSLPSGISTTEVPIVQTKTVIYEPSKVAVDGTDEDKDNTTSASSKSVTSETTSGTTVTTTTTHISKVVKGGSSETRVEKRIVITADSDIDQDKLAGKRIDAAPRDI; encoded by the exons ATGCATACCG TGGCTACCATGACAACAGAGGCAAGTGCAGTGAACGAGGCGGACACAGAGGGCAAGCAGAAGGCCAGCGGCGCCGAGCCCAAACCCGAACCGGAGAACAAGCAGAAGCCTGAGGCGGCAGCGGCCGAGCCGGAGGGGGAACCGTCGAGCAAGAAGGCCCAGGAGCAGGCCTCTGAGCCTGGGCCTGCTGATGTAGCTACCTCCCccgaggaggagcagctgaaaCCTCGTACCCGGACCTCTGCTGGCAAAGGCCTGTCTcgcctcttctcctctttcctcaAACGCCGCTCACAGTGCTCCGAGGAAGAGGGGTTCGAGGCAGAGAAAGCCAGGGAGGAGAAGGCAGATAAAGAGGAAAAAGCTGACAAGGCAGAAGAGGAGAAGGTGGAAGAGGTGAAACCTGAAGAGAAGGAGGCTaaagcagaggaggaaaaagtaGAGGTAAAAGAAGTGAAaaagaaggaagaaaaagaaccaaaagaggagaaagaggaagaaaaggttGAGAAGAGGggcagtaaaaagaaaaagaaagaagccAAGAAGAAACAAGAGAAAAAAGATGAGGAGAAAGTGAAAAACGAcgaggagaaaaaagaagaggaaacggtgaaaaagaaagaggagcaaaaggaggaggagaaagcacAGCAGACTGTAGATAAGAAGGAAGAACAATTGGAGAcaaaagaagaaacacagaaGGAGACTGCTGAAGTTAAAGAGAAGGGGGCAGAAGCCGTGAAGAAAGAGACTAAAGACGAGGAAAGAGTTGACAAGAGGgttacaaagaaaaaagaaaaggaggataagataaagaagaaggaagaggagaaggcaAAGAGGAAAGCAGAGGAAGACGAAAGAgtaaagaagagagaagaagagaaagcaaagaagaaagaggaagaaaaggcgAGAGAGGCCgaaaaaacaaagaagaaagaagaggagaagaccaagaaggaggaggacaaaacaaaagaggagaagactaaaaagaaagaagaagagaaaccaaAAGAGGAGttaaagaagaaagaggaggacaaGGCGAAAGAAGAGgtaaagaagaaggaggaggaaaagccagaagaaaaacagaagaaggaagaggaaaaagggaagaaaaaagagaagggaAAGAACAAAGGGAAGAAGGAGGTGAAAGGGCCAAGTGAGGAGCAGGTGAAAGCACCGATTGCAGCTCCAGAGCCTGaacttaaaactgagccagacACTGaacaggctccagatcagcacTCGATAAGCAGCGGAGAGACACAG GCTCAAGAGGAAAACAAGGAAGAAGCTGCGATAAAGGAGGAGCCTGAAGTCGTGGAAGAAGTGAAGAAGGAGGACACggagaaaaaggaggaagaaccagcagaacaggagAAAGAAGccaaaggagaggagaaggcgAAGGCGAAGGAGGAGGCAAAGAAGGAGAAGCCTGTGAAAGAAAAGAAGACGGAGAAGAAGACGGAGAAGAAG acagagaagaacacggagaagaagacagagaagaacacggagaagaagacagagaagaacaCGGAGAAGAACACGgagaagaagacagagaagaacaCGGAGAAGAACACGGAGAAGAACACGgagaagaagacagagaagaaggcAGAGAAGAAGGCAGaagaggcagaggcagaggaaGCGAAAGGCTCCAAACGTCAGAAAACCATGCAATGCAAAGTCACCTTACTGGACGACACTCAGTTTGAGTGTGAGCTTGAT AAACATGCTAAAGTCCAAGACCTTCTAACAAAGGTGTGCGACCATGTCAACCTGCTGGAGAGAGATTACTTTGGCCTCACTACCCAGGAATCCTCAACTAACAAA ACATGGATGGAATCCACCAAAGAGATCAGGAAACAGGTTTCAGGTGCTGTGTATGAGTTTGCATTCGGCGTGAAGTTCTACCCACCTGATCCAGCACAGCTCACCGAAGACCTCACCAG GTACTTTCTATGTCTGCAGCTGAGGAAGGACATTATGCATGGTGTTCTTCCATGTTCCTTTGTCACTCTGTCCCTGCTGGGCTCCTATACGGCCCAGTCAGAGCTCGGAGAGTACGACCCAGAGCTCCACGGGACAGATTATGTGAAGGATCTGAGTTTGGCCCCCGGACAGAGCAAAGAGCTGGAGGACAAGGTGATGGAGCTGCACCGCACATACAG gtcAATGAGTCCGGCCCAGGCAGACATGTCGTTTCTGGAAAATGCCAAGAAACTCGCCATGTATGGAGTTGACCTGCACCATGCTAAG GATCTCGATGGTGTCGACATCACGCTGGGGGTCTGCTCTAGTGGTTTGATGGTTTACAAGGACAAGCTGAGGATCAACCGTTTCCCCTGGCCCAAAGTGCTCAAGATCTCTTACAAACGCAGCAGCTTCTTTATTAAAATCAGGCCGTCGGAG CAAGAGCAGTATGAAAGCACAATTGGCTTTAAACTGCCCAACTACAAAGCCTCGAAGAAGCTGTGGAAAGTTTGCGTTGAACACCATACCTTCTTCAG GGTTCCAACAGTAGAGCCGCCCTCATCACGGCGCTTCCTCATCTTGGGCTCCAAGTTCCGGTACAGCGGGCGCACTCAGGCCCAAACCCGTCAGGCCAGCTCCATGATTGACCGCCCGGCCCCTCGCTTCACACGCTCTGCAAGCAAGAGGCTGTCCCGTAACCTAGATGGAG CTGGAgatgaaactctccagttcctgCAAGGACTTTCAGCATCAACCAGGTCTGAGGTTGATGATTGGTCGCTGATGCTGACGTCTGACAAACCCCAGCCCTCTCCTGAATTCACAG CCAGAGGGGAGTCTGAGCACATGTTCATTGAGTCCTGGGAAGAAGGGCAGTCCGTTCACACAGACGCAGTAACCTGGCAGGAAACTGAGACTGGGCAGACTGGCTCTCAAACCATCACCCAGACAGTCAGTGAACCGTGGCAGGAGCTGGCGTCTGATGAACAAAAGCAGAGGAGCAAAGAGGACGAGTGGTCTGCCATGCTCCATCGTCATCCTCCTTTTCCCTTTGTCCCACCTTTCGATTTTGTGAAACAGCCAG CTAAGCTCAGCTTGGCAAAAATTAGGGCTTTGGACCGACTATTGCGACCAGATCTCACACAACAAGATGATTGGTTCCTTTACTTTGACCCACTCTTCAGCCTGTCCTCGCTTGAGAGCGCTAACAAACCAT TGTCTCCCCTAGCTCAGTTCCAGCTCCAGGAGGAGGATGAGCAGGGCAGTCGTGTGGCAGAGCAGGAACTGACCAGTGAGGAGGTCATTGAGAGGTTGCAGGAAACCGTGATGCTGGTAGAGAAGCTGAAAGAGGCAAATGTTTTGGAAAGGAGGCTTAGAGAAGTTAGGGATTTAGAGGATAGACTCCAAGGAATGGATGAGATGGCAGAGCGGCTTCAGGATGTAATAGAACAGGAATTGGGTAAGGAAGAGGTAGATAAGTTGAGGGAAGAAGATGGAGATTTGGAGCAGGAAAGACAAATACAAGCAGAACGTATAGTACAAACCGTCTTAAGGAAATCTGTGAGTAAAATAGAGACAAAAGAGGATGAAGTGGACGAATTGGAAGAGCAGATAAAGGAGGTGTTTTTAAAAGGCTTGTTgcctgaagaggaagaggttgAGGTGAAGCAGGAGACTGAAAAAGAGGTGACAGACGAGAGTGTACTTGATGACAGCTTGAGAGAGAAGCTACGCCAGATAGAAAAGGAATGGCGAGACGATGTGGAGGACAAGTTGAAATCTGGATCTTCAGATGTCACCTCATCTATAGTTGCATACCAGAAGGTGGAGCGTAGGACTAAGAAGAGAGTGACTATTGTAGAAGAGAGAGGGCGGACGCAGGAAGAAATGGAAGATGTGCAGGTACAGCGTGTTGTGATGTCAGAGGAGAGGATAGAAAAAGAGATGACATGGCGTAAGACAGAAACACTGGAGGAGATAACTGAGGGAGAAGTTACAGAGAGGCTTCAGACTGAGGATCGATCTCAGGGGCCAGATGAGGATATCTGGTTCATACTTTTTGACCGGCCTCCATACAAAGCTGTTTTCAAACCACCAG TTACTACTGTGGAACGGGCTGAGGTGGATGAAGGCGAGTATTTCACCTCAGAGACTGAGATTACAACAGTTGAGGAGAAAACGGAGATTATAgtagaagagagaaaaataagagaCGAGGAAGTGTGGCGTATACCAGAGATCTCACCACCACAGACCATCATGGGAAGAGATGATGACTGGTTTGTGTTGCTGGATGTTGTTCCCAAAGAAACGCCTTATGTGCCACCAG TTACCTTGAAGGGAAGAGACCAGATTGGTGCAGAAAGTTTTGTCTCCGTGGTTGGAACTGcagccgaggaggaggagattaGAGAAGTAGTATCTGAAGAGAGAAAGATAATAGAAGAGGCACCAAGACATCTACAAGAAATCCCACAAATGCCAGTGACCGAAAGGGATGATGACTGGTTTGGGTTGCTGGATGTTGTTCCCAGAGAAACATCTTATGTACCACCAG TTACCTCGAAGGCAGGAGACCAGATTGGTGCAGAAAGTTTTGTCTCTGTGGTTGGAACTGcagccgaggaggaggaggagattagAGAAGTTGTatctgaagagagagagataatagAAGAGGCGCCAAGATATCTACAAGAAATCCCACAAATGCCAGTGACCGACAGGGATGATGACTGGTTTGTGTTGCTGGATGTTGTTCCCAGAGAAACATCTTATGTACCACCAG TTACCTTGAAGGGAAGAGACCAGATTGGTGCAGAAAGTTTTGTCTCTGTGATTGAAACTGcagccgaggaggaggagattaGAGAAGTTGTATCTGAAGAGAGAAAGATAATAGAAGAGGCACCAAGACATCTACAAGAAATCCCACAAATGCCAGTGACCGACAGGGATGATGACTGGTTTGTGTTGCTGGATGTTGTTCCCAGAGAAACATCTTATGTACCACCAG TTGCTGTTGCAGAGCGTGTTGAAGTGTCCCCAGAAGAACGTGTCTCTCTGGTTAAAATAACAGCCGTTGaagtgagagaaaaaagagtGGAGATTATGGCTCCTGTGCTGAGTGAGAAGCAGGTAGAAGCACTGCCACAGGCtgtgagagagatagaggatGACTGGTTTGTGCTGCTGGATGTCCCCACTAGAGAACCATCATATGTGCCACCAG TTACCATGGCTGAGTATGTTCAGGTTTATCCTGAAGAAAGTGTCTCTACTGTGGTTGAAACGATACCAGTAGAGTCCAGGAAGGAGGTCGTAGTTGAAGAGATTGTGGTGCAgaaagaggacagaggacagcagaAAATATCGCAGCCAGTCAGAGAAAGAGATGATGACTGGTTTCTTCTGCTGGATGTTGTTCCCAGAGGAGCTGCCTATGTACCTCCAG TTTTTCTGGCAGCACCGAGTCAGATTTATCCAAGTGTTCAACCTCGACGAGTTGAAGTGATAAGCGTAGAGCTGAAGTTGCAGCAGGTTGATCTTGAACAGATTAGACTGCAGCCTTCCGGGCCGCTGCCAGAGAGGGATGATGACTGGTTTGTGCTGTTTGATGCTATTCGTGAAGAGACAGTCATACTACCATCAG CTTCTTTGACTTTGTTTGTGCCAGTTACTGCTGTTGAGATGATTCCGGATATGAGGAAGACGTTTGAGGCAGAGGTGACCACCACAGAGACTAGAACGTGGAAGAAGATGATAATTGGTGTGGAGagcagacaagatgagacaCGTCTGTCTGAAATTAGACCTAGTCAAATTGCAACGccgtcagagagagaaggaggagatgaTTGGTTTACCCTGTTCGACATCATCCGCGAAAAGCCTGTTGTCATACCACCAG TTGCTGTGGTTGAGCGTATCGCGGATGTGGTGGCAGCCACTGAACCAAAACCTAAATTCATCATGGAAGACGTGAGGCCCGCTGTGAAGCTGGTGGTTAAACCGTCACAGCCGAGACAGGTGGATGATGACTGGTTTGCGCTGCTAGATgttgcagcaaaaataaaaccAG CGGCTGTGGACGAACGTATTCGCACGCACCCTGAAGTAAGACCAGCTAAAGAGTTTGCAGCCGTAGAGCAGAAAGCACAGCGGAGAGTTACTATAGTGGAGGAGACGTGGCCGCAGGAGAAGGTGGTACAGCAGAAACCACGTCCAGCAGTGAGAGAGGTGGAAGATGATTGGTTTAGTCTTCTGGATGTGGTCACTAAGAAATCAG TCGCTGTCCCTGAACGCATCCAGTTCCCAGCAGAGATGAGGGTTCCAGCTGCTGAGGCCAAAGCGAGGATTGCTATTCCCGAGAGGAGACCACAGTTTGAGCAACGGGTCCTGGAGGAAAGACGTccagtcacacaaacacatgtcaATGATGATTGGTTTGTTCTACTAGATGTTGGCCTCAAGGAGTCAG TGGTGAGCACACAGAGGGGCACCCGTCCCGTCAGTGCTCCGGTCTTCTCCCAGGCGGCTCTGGCCGAGGCCGGGATCCCCATGGCCCTCCTCGATCAGCCCCAGACCTCTACTCCAATCAAGGCCAGCCGCCAGGACGAGAGAAAGCTGGAGGTCACTGTAGAAGCTGTGGAGCCCTCAAGAATCGAAGCTGGGGTCAAG CCAGCAGTGTGGAGGGACCAGAGAGAAGTAAACTCTTCACTGATATCCACCATCAATGGGGACGTTCAG CACGAGTCTGAGGTGACGAGCTCGGAGGTGGTGCGAATGCGAAAG AAAAGAGCTAAGAAAATTGAGGGTGACTCAATTTATATGAGACATAGCCTTTTAATGTTGGAG GAGTTCGATAAGCCTCAGGAGGACCTGCTCAGGCACCATGCCAACATCAGTGAGCTGAAGAGGAACTTCATGGAAACCGCCCCGGAGACCAGACCCAGCGAGTGGGACAAGCGCCTGTCCACGCACTCTCCGTTCCGCACCCTGGGCATCAATGGTCAGCCTCTGCCCAGTGCAGATGGG